A stretch of Microbacterium sp. 4R-513 DNA encodes these proteins:
- a CDS encoding YceI family protein: MTDTLSKIDVPGYRAGTWVLDPAHSEVGFTVRHMMISKVRGHFAMKSATLIAPENPLDAKVEAHVDATSLDTKDAGRDAHLRSADFFDVETYPSIDFVSTGVRVEEGQMLVDGDLTIRGVTKPVTFDFDFGGFGADPWGNYKAGATATTVINREDFGLTWNAALETGGVLVGKDVAITLDLQGALQQD, from the coding sequence ATGACCGACACCCTCTCGAAGATCGACGTTCCGGGCTACCGCGCAGGCACGTGGGTGCTCGACCCCGCTCACAGCGAGGTCGGATTCACCGTGCGCCACATGATGATCTCGAAGGTGCGCGGCCACTTCGCGATGAAGAGCGCGACGCTGATCGCCCCCGAGAACCCGCTCGACGCCAAGGTCGAGGCGCACGTCGACGCCACATCGCTCGACACCAAGGATGCGGGCCGTGACGCCCACCTTCGCTCCGCCGACTTCTTCGACGTCGAGACCTACCCGTCGATCGACTTCGTCTCGACGGGCGTGCGCGTCGAGGAGGGCCAGATGCTCGTCGACGGCGACCTCACGATCCGCGGCGTGACCAAGCCGGTCACGTTCGACTTCGACTTCGGCGGCTTCGGCGCCGACCCGTGGGGCAACTACAAGGCCGGTGCGACGGCGACCACCGTGATCAACCGCGAGGACTTCGGACTCACCTGGAACGCGGCCCTCGAGACCGGCGGCGTGCTCGTCGGCAAGGACGTCGCGATCACGCTCGACCTGCAGGGCGCGCTCCAGCAGGACTGA
- a CDS encoding DMT family transporter has protein sequence MSVAIGFVLTGIIWGSSFLFMKVALGGLSPAQVAWSRLVLGALTLGLFVLIRREALPRRPVVWGHMTVLAVSFCVVPFLLFSWAQQHVTSGLASIYNATTPIMTAVMAGLLFRVEKLKPVQVAGIVLGILGVVVIIAPWQGLDFSQGLVAQFAILGATACYGFSLAYMRRFVSDSGMSALMFSFLNIGIAAAIMVVLSPVLVITPVTLDPWIVASVVLLGCLGTGVAYIWNQNTVRAWGPTRASTVTYITPLVGVLLGVLILGEELSWNEPAGALVVFLGILLAQDRLRRRPRPAVNEEGADAAASAPRIVSRSL, from the coding sequence CTGTCGGTCGCGATCGGGTTCGTGCTGACCGGCATCATCTGGGGGTCGAGCTTCCTCTTCATGAAAGTCGCGCTCGGGGGCCTCTCGCCCGCGCAGGTCGCCTGGTCGCGCCTCGTCCTCGGCGCGCTCACCCTCGGTCTCTTCGTGCTGATCCGGCGCGAGGCGCTCCCCCGCCGGCCGGTGGTGTGGGGGCACATGACGGTTCTCGCCGTGTCGTTCTGTGTCGTCCCGTTCCTGCTGTTCTCGTGGGCGCAGCAGCACGTCACGTCGGGACTCGCGAGCATCTACAACGCGACGACGCCCATCATGACCGCGGTGATGGCCGGACTCCTCTTCCGCGTCGAGAAGCTCAAGCCGGTCCAGGTCGCCGGCATCGTGCTCGGCATCCTCGGCGTGGTCGTCATCATCGCGCCGTGGCAGGGCCTCGACTTCTCGCAGGGCCTCGTCGCACAGTTCGCGATCCTCGGCGCCACCGCCTGCTACGGCTTCAGCCTGGCGTACATGCGCCGGTTCGTCTCCGACTCGGGCATGAGCGCGCTGATGTTCTCGTTCCTCAACATCGGCATCGCGGCGGCCATCATGGTGGTCCTGAGTCCGGTGCTCGTCATCACGCCGGTCACCCTCGATCCCTGGATCGTGGCGAGCGTCGTCCTGCTCGGATGCCTCGGCACCGGCGTCGCCTACATCTGGAACCAGAACACGGTCCGCGCGTGGGGCCCGACCCGCGCCTCGACGGTGACCTACATCACGCCGCTCGTCGGCGTGCTGCTCGGCGTGCTCATCCTCGGCGAAGAGCTCAGCTGGAACGAGCCCGCCGGCGCCCTCGTCGTCTTCCTCGGCATCCTTCTCGCGCAGGACCGCCTGCGACGCCGCCCGCGTCCCGCCGTGAACGAAGAAGGGGCGGATGCCGCAGCATCCGCCCCCCGGATCGTCTCTCGCTCGCTCTAG
- a CDS encoding FKBP-type peptidyl-prolyl cis-trans isomerase, which yields MTDDRTKPDIDAPVGPAPDELVIRDVIVGEGAEAKPGDTVTVHYVGVEYESGEEFDSSWNRGESIQFPLRGLIQGWQDGIPGMKVGGRRELVIPPDLAYGPAGGHFLGGKTLIFVIDLISVG from the coding sequence ATGACTGATGACCGCACCAAGCCCGACATCGACGCTCCCGTGGGTCCTGCGCCCGACGAGCTCGTCATCCGCGATGTGATCGTGGGCGAAGGCGCCGAGGCGAAGCCCGGCGACACCGTGACCGTCCACTACGTGGGCGTGGAGTACGAGTCGGGCGAGGAGTTCGACTCGTCCTGGAACCGTGGCGAGAGCATCCAGTTCCCCCTCCGCGGCCTGATCCAGGGCTGGCAGGACGGCATCCCGGGCATGAAGGTCGGCGGCCGCCGCGAGCTCGTCATCCCGCCGGACCTGGCCTACGGCCCTGCCGGTGGCCACTTCCTCGGCGGCAAGACCCTGATCTTCGTGATCGACCTGATCTCGGTCGGCTAG
- a CDS encoding PrsW family intramembrane metalloprotease, with protein sequence MMQPGFDSSDRARTPGSFPSPLAQPSLTPPAPIATPTVSPAPLQAAAPARSGRSAPIWIGGILVILLIALVGYFLTFIGTGASLLGAILALIPLAGVLLAIRLIDRWEPEPRGLVIFALAWGAIAAVAIALGADLLIALVVGPRDTYAAEVFQTVVQAPIVEEFAKGLGVLIVYAIGRRAFDGPVDGIVYGALVGAGFAFTENIQYFAVSYLEGGVGEASTTFFVRGIMSPFAHVMFTSVTGFALGLAARRGATTGQAIGPWLMGLAGAILLHAFWNGSAVFTDFFSVYLMLQVPLFILFVIGILALRREESRLTRTRLGEYAAAGWFTPQEVDMLATPAGRKAGLNWARTLQGDRTPVMKRFIADATSLAMARQRAVTGRDPRAGEEERELLGRTAAARQALLSR encoded by the coding sequence ATGATGCAACCCGGGTTCGACTCCTCCGACCGAGCGCGCACCCCCGGGAGCTTCCCCTCACCTCTCGCGCAGCCGAGCCTGACGCCTCCGGCGCCGATCGCGACGCCCACCGTGTCGCCCGCGCCGCTGCAGGCCGCCGCGCCGGCTCGCTCGGGCCGGAGCGCACCGATCTGGATCGGCGGCATCCTCGTCATCCTGCTGATCGCGCTGGTCGGCTACTTCCTCACGTTCATCGGCACCGGTGCGTCGCTTCTCGGTGCGATCCTGGCGCTCATCCCGCTCGCGGGGGTGCTGCTCGCCATCCGGCTCATCGACCGCTGGGAGCCCGAACCGCGCGGGCTCGTCATCTTCGCCCTCGCGTGGGGCGCGATCGCCGCCGTCGCGATCGCCCTGGGAGCCGACCTGCTGATCGCACTCGTGGTCGGTCCGCGGGACACCTACGCCGCCGAGGTGTTCCAGACCGTCGTGCAGGCTCCGATCGTCGAGGAGTTCGCCAAGGGGCTGGGCGTGCTCATCGTGTACGCGATCGGTCGGCGCGCATTCGACGGGCCTGTGGACGGCATCGTCTACGGCGCGCTGGTCGGAGCGGGGTTCGCGTTCACCGAGAACATCCAGTACTTCGCCGTCAGCTATCTCGAGGGCGGGGTGGGCGAGGCATCCACGACCTTCTTCGTGCGCGGGATCATGTCGCCGTTCGCACACGTGATGTTCACGAGCGTCACGGGCTTCGCTCTGGGACTCGCGGCACGCCGCGGCGCCACGACAGGTCAGGCGATCGGGCCGTGGCTCATGGGCCTCGCGGGCGCGATCCTGCTCCACGCCTTCTGGAACGGCTCGGCCGTCTTCACGGATTTCTTCTCGGTCTACCTCATGCTGCAGGTGCCGCTGTTCATCCTCTTCGTGATCGGCATCCTCGCCCTCCGCCGCGAGGAATCCCGGCTCACCCGCACGAGGCTCGGGGAGTATGCGGCCGCCGGGTGGTTCACTCCGCAGGAGGTCGACATGCTGGCGACCCCCGCCGGGCGCAAGGCGGGCCTCAACTGGGCCCGGACGCTCCAGGGCGACCGCACGCCGGTGATGAAGAGGTTCATTGCGGATGCCACGTCCCTCGCGATGGCGCGCCAGCGCGCCGTCACCGGCCGCGACCCGCGCGCCGGCGAGGAGGAGCGAGAGCTGCTCGGCCGGACGGCCGCCGCCCGGCAGGCACTGCTGTCGCGCTAG
- a CDS encoding fumarylacetoacetate hydrolase family protein, producing MRFAHVTPPGAAEPRLAVIRDDEALVVEELFPGAPRFLEDLIAGGDELLEQVRDASATAGAGHPVSGLPFASALLAPPVILAIGLNYAAHSSELGLKTDSTPTVFVLWPNSLSGHDATTTWPRSLSESVDYEAELGVIIGRPAKDVEPETALDHVWGYTVVNDITARDIQYSEAQWSRCKSFDGFTPTGPYVVTADEVADPQDLHIWTVLDGHTLQDASTGQMVRPVATLISHLSKSATLLPGTLISTGSPGGAGYSRDPQVFLRDRSTVTVGIDGIGELTTHCRITD from the coding sequence ATGCGCTTCGCCCATGTGACCCCGCCCGGGGCGGCCGAGCCGCGACTCGCAGTCATCCGCGATGACGAGGCCCTCGTGGTCGAAGAGCTCTTCCCCGGCGCGCCGCGTTTCCTCGAGGACCTGATCGCCGGCGGCGACGAGCTGCTCGAGCAGGTTCGGGATGCCTCGGCCACCGCCGGTGCGGGGCATCCGGTCTCGGGACTCCCGTTCGCGTCGGCCCTCCTCGCTCCGCCTGTCATCCTCGCCATCGGCCTGAACTACGCGGCGCACTCGAGCGAGCTGGGCCTCAAGACCGACTCGACGCCCACTGTGTTCGTGCTCTGGCCGAACTCCCTCTCGGGGCACGACGCGACGACGACGTGGCCGAGGTCGCTCAGCGAATCCGTCGACTACGAGGCCGAGCTGGGCGTCATCATCGGCCGCCCCGCGAAGGACGTCGAGCCCGAGACGGCGCTCGACCACGTGTGGGGGTACACCGTCGTCAACGACATCACGGCGCGCGACATCCAGTACTCCGAGGCGCAGTGGTCGCGCTGCAAGTCCTTCGACGGGTTCACGCCGACGGGACCCTACGTGGTGACGGCCGACGAGGTGGCCGACCCCCAGGATCTGCACATCTGGACCGTCCTCGACGGCCACACGCTGCAGGACGCCAGCACCGGGCAGATGGTCCGGCCGGTCGCGACGCTCATCTCGCATCTGTCCAAGTCCGCGACGCTCCTGCCCGGTACGCTCATCTCGACGGGGAGCCCGGGCGGCGCCGGCTATTCCCGCGATCCCCAGGTGTTCCTTCGCGATCGCTCCACCGTGACCGTCGGGATCGACGGCATCGGCGAGCTCACGACCCACTGCCGCATCACCGACTGA
- a CDS encoding DUF4190 domain-containing protein gives MSTPPADGSQPPAYNPPPAYNAGDAGAPQYGSAPPPAPQYGSAPPPAPQYAAAPPERPGRTLGIVAFILSFFVQLIALILGIVALVQSRKAGQKNGWALAAIIISAVLMILGVILFFAIVVPLLTFSSEVLQACQAVDFSGTVEVRGIPVDCSTVSR, from the coding sequence ATGTCCACACCGCCCGCCGACGGCTCCCAGCCGCCCGCCTACAACCCGCCGCCCGCCTACAACGCGGGTGATGCGGGCGCGCCCCAGTACGGCTCCGCACCGCCGCCCGCCCCTCAGTACGGCTCCGCACCGCCGCCCGCGCCCCAGTACGCGGCGGCGCCTCCGGAGCGCCCGGGACGGACGCTCGGCATCGTCGCGTTCATCCTGTCGTTCTTCGTGCAGCTCATCGCCCTCATCCTGGGCATCGTCGCCCTGGTGCAGAGCCGCAAGGCGGGTCAGAAGAACGGCTGGGCGCTCGCTGCGATCATCATCAGCGCCGTCCTGATGATCCTCGGCGTCATCCTGTTCTTCGCCATCGTCGTCCCGCTGCTGACCTTCTCGTCCGAAGTGCTGCAGGCGTGCCAGGCGGTGGACTTCTCGGGCACCGTCGAGGTGCGCGGCATTCCGGTCGACTGCTCGACCGTCTCGCGCTGA
- a CDS encoding aspartate ammonia-lyase, producing MAQDAKTRTRTETDSLGSLEIPADAYWGIHTARALENFPISNRPISVYRDLVVALAMVKQASARANHEIGVLDDERADLIDRASQLIIDGQFHDQFVVGVIQGGAGTSTNMNANEVITNVALELAGRPKGDYAFLSPIDHTNRSQSTNDVYPTAIKIGLSLDLKSLLEELDLLRKSFLAKAVEFHDVLKIGRTQLQDAVPMTLGQEFHGFATTLGYDYQRLNENAYLLYEVNMGATAIGTGITTHHDYAAAVVRHLREISGLDLATADDLVESTSDTGSFMSFSASLKRNAIKLSKICNDLRLLSSGPRAGFGEINLPARQAGSSIMPGKVNPVIPEVVNQVAFAVAGADLTVTMAVEGGQLQLNAFEPVIAHSIFQSITWMRRGMRTLRINCVDGITANRERLGAMVGSSVGVITALTPFIGYAAAAALAKTALLTGRNVADLVVEAGLMSRDEVTKQLSPARLSGLETVTAAIPIVAPDAARADADEAALDEALAAVDARTTGVRAVDRP from the coding sequence ATGGCTCAGGACGCGAAGACGCGCACCCGCACCGAGACCGACTCCCTGGGATCTCTCGAGATCCCCGCCGACGCGTATTGGGGCATCCACACCGCCCGCGCGCTCGAGAACTTCCCCATCTCCAACCGGCCGATCTCGGTCTACCGGGACCTCGTCGTCGCTCTCGCGATGGTCAAGCAGGCGTCCGCACGGGCGAACCACGAGATCGGCGTCCTCGACGATGAGCGGGCCGACCTCATCGACCGGGCCTCGCAGCTCATCATCGACGGGCAGTTCCACGACCAGTTCGTCGTTGGCGTCATCCAGGGCGGCGCGGGCACGTCCACCAACATGAACGCGAACGAGGTCATCACCAACGTCGCGCTGGAGCTCGCCGGCCGCCCCAAGGGCGACTACGCCTTCCTGTCTCCCATCGACCACACCAACCGCAGCCAGTCGACGAACGACGTCTACCCGACGGCCATCAAGATCGGCCTGAGCCTCGACCTCAAGTCGCTCCTCGAGGAGCTCGACCTGCTGCGCAAGTCGTTCCTGGCGAAGGCCGTCGAGTTCCACGACGTGCTGAAGATCGGGCGCACGCAGCTGCAGGACGCCGTGCCCATGACGCTCGGGCAGGAGTTCCACGGCTTCGCGACGACCCTCGGCTACGACTACCAGCGCCTCAACGAGAACGCCTACCTCCTGTACGAGGTGAACATGGGGGCGACGGCGATCGGCACCGGCATCACGACGCACCACGACTACGCGGCAGCGGTCGTGCGCCACCTGCGAGAGATCTCCGGCCTCGACCTCGCAACTGCCGACGACCTCGTCGAGTCCACGAGCGACACGGGATCGTTCATGTCGTTCTCGGCATCGCTCAAGCGGAACGCGATCAAGCTGTCCAAGATCTGCAACGACCTGCGGCTGCTCTCCTCCGGGCCGCGGGCGGGCTTCGGCGAGATCAACCTGCCGGCGCGCCAGGCCGGATCGAGCATCATGCCGGGCAAGGTCAATCCGGTCATCCCCGAGGTCGTCAACCAGGTCGCGTTCGCGGTCGCCGGTGCCGACCTGACGGTCACGATGGCGGTCGAAGGCGGGCAGTTGCAGCTCAACGCGTTCGAGCCCGTCATCGCGCACTCGATCTTCCAGTCGATCACGTGGATGCGCCGCGGCATGCGGACGCTGCGCATCAACTGCGTCGACGGCATCACCGCCAACCGCGAGCGTCTCGGGGCGATGGTCGGCTCGAGCGTCGGCGTCATCACCGCGCTCACGCCCTTCATCGGCTACGCCGCCGCGGCCGCCCTCGCCAAGACGGCGCTCCTCACGGGGCGCAACGTCGCCGACCTCGTGGTCGAGGCGGGACTCATGTCGCGCGACGAGGTGACGAAGCAGCTGTCGCCCGCGCGGCTCTCGGGCCTTGAGACCGTCACGGCCGCGATCCCGATCGTCGCGCCCGACGCGGCTCGGGCGGACGCCGACGAGGCCGCTCTCGACGAGGCCCTCGCCGCCGTGGATGCCCGGACCACAGGGGTGCGCGCCGTCGATCGCCCCTGA
- a CDS encoding aldo/keto reductase, with protein sequence MKNITLGTDGPVIGRIGLGLMGISAFYTGAKQDDEGGIRTIHRALELGVNFLDTAEIYGPYVNEELLGRAIADRRDEVVIATKFGTIRHTHGDQPGLDGGRENVRLSVEGSLRRLGTDHIDLYYQHRMDPGTPIEETVGALAELIAEGKIRHYGLSEAAPATIRRAHAVHPVTAIQTEYSLWSRDPEAEVLPTVRELGIGFVPYSPLGRGFLTGSIRSLDQLDQSDFRRSNPRFADGNLDANMAIVEQVAAVADEVGATPAQVALAWLLAQGDDIAPIPGTRRVERLEENVGADAVVLSDEQLATLGSLDAPAGDRYADMTPLNR encoded by the coding sequence ATGAAGAACATCACCCTGGGCACCGACGGACCCGTCATCGGAAGGATCGGCCTCGGCCTCATGGGCATCAGCGCCTTCTACACCGGCGCGAAGCAGGACGATGAGGGCGGCATCCGCACCATCCACCGCGCCCTCGAACTGGGCGTGAACTTCCTCGACACCGCCGAGATCTACGGTCCGTACGTGAACGAGGAGCTCCTCGGGCGTGCGATCGCCGACCGGCGGGACGAGGTGGTCATCGCGACCAAGTTCGGCACCATCCGGCACACGCATGGCGACCAGCCCGGCCTCGATGGCGGTCGCGAGAACGTGCGGCTCTCGGTGGAGGGATCGCTCCGGCGGCTGGGCACCGACCACATCGACCTCTACTACCAGCACCGCATGGATCCGGGCACGCCCATCGAAGAGACGGTGGGCGCCCTCGCCGAGCTCATCGCGGAGGGGAAGATCCGCCACTACGGGCTCTCGGAGGCCGCGCCGGCGACGATCCGCCGCGCCCACGCCGTCCACCCCGTGACGGCGATCCAGACCGAATACTCCCTCTGGAGTCGCGATCCCGAGGCCGAGGTCCTCCCGACGGTCCGCGAGCTCGGCATCGGCTTCGTGCCCTACTCGCCCCTCGGACGCGGGTTCCTCACCGGGTCGATCCGCTCGCTCGACCAGCTCGACCAGAGCGACTTCCGGCGCAGCAACCCGAGGTTCGCGGACGGCAATCTGGACGCGAACATGGCGATCGTCGAGCAGGTGGCGGCGGTCGCCGACGAGGTCGGTGCCACGCCCGCGCAGGTGGCGCTGGCGTGGCTGCTCGCGCAGGGTGACGACATCGCACCGATCCCCGGCACGCGGCGGGTCGAGCGCCTGGAGGAGAACGTCGGCGCCGACGCCGTGGTGCTGTCGGACGAGCAGCTGGCGACTCTGGGGAGCCTGGATGCCCCGGCCGGCGACCGCTACGCGGACATGACTCCGCTCAACCGCTGA
- a CDS encoding MerR family transcriptional regulator, translated as MTLLHEGVSISEAAAATGLSTHSLRYYERAGLMLEPIDRATSTHRRYSEADIGWVQFLTRLRSTGMPIATIRRYTELARRGDSTVAERHQLLVDHRTAVLAQLDDIRASLAAIDIKIAIYEQLHEQLPEKEEASA; from the coding sequence ATGACCCTCCTCCACGAAGGCGTCTCGATCTCGGAGGCGGCGGCTGCGACCGGACTCTCGACGCACTCGCTGCGCTACTACGAGCGCGCCGGGCTCATGCTCGAGCCCATCGACCGCGCGACGTCGACCCATCGCCGTTACAGCGAGGCTGACATCGGCTGGGTGCAGTTCCTCACTCGGCTGCGCTCGACCGGGATGCCGATCGCCACGATCCGCCGGTACACCGAACTCGCGCGGCGAGGCGACTCGACGGTCGCCGAGCGACACCAGCTGCTCGTCGACCACCGCACCGCGGTCCTCGCCCAGCTGGACGACATCAGGGCGAGCCTCGCCGCCATCGACATCAAGATCGCCATCTACGAGCAGCTTCACGAACAGCTCCCCGAGAAGGAAGAAGCATCCGCATGA
- a CDS encoding phosphodiesterase, which yields MVPTTPAAAAGTPPEPTGHVEPTASVQFGQHPQARRTILHLSDTHFLAGNRPLADRYDTAANLGRTLEAVERLGLRPDAMVFTGDLTDLGEPEAYAALREAVHPVADRLGAPLVWVSGNHDERPALRRDLLGLDATEEPVTGVWDLGGLRLVALDTSVPGWHHGDLDAAQLDWLRGILSTPAPLGTILAMHHPPLPSHVPLFDILELRDQGRLADAIAGTDVRAILAGHLHYSTSGTFAGIPVSVAAATCYTMNLTRPAADVNGMDAGQSFHLVHVYDDTITHAVVPVLDAPTGDYFSAEWVERMSRLTPEERLEAFSRKPGR from the coding sequence ATGGTCCCCACGACCCCAGCAGCCGCGGCCGGCACCCCGCCGGAGCCGACCGGACACGTGGAACCCACGGCATCCGTTCAGTTCGGCCAGCACCCGCAGGCCCGGCGGACGATCCTGCACCTGAGCGACACGCACTTCCTCGCGGGCAATCGGCCCCTGGCCGACCGCTACGACACGGCGGCGAACTTGGGCCGCACGCTCGAAGCCGTCGAGCGGCTCGGGCTTCGGCCTGACGCCATGGTCTTCACCGGCGACCTCACAGACCTCGGCGAGCCCGAGGCCTACGCCGCGCTCAGAGAAGCGGTTCATCCCGTCGCGGACCGGCTGGGTGCGCCCCTCGTGTGGGTGTCGGGCAATCACGACGAGCGCCCCGCCCTGCGCCGCGACCTCCTCGGCCTCGACGCGACCGAGGAGCCGGTCACCGGCGTGTGGGACCTCGGCGGGCTCCGTCTCGTCGCGCTCGACACATCGGTCCCCGGCTGGCATCACGGCGACCTCGACGCGGCGCAGCTCGACTGGCTGCGAGGCATCCTCTCCACCCCCGCGCCGCTCGGCACGATCCTCGCCATGCACCATCCGCCGCTGCCGAGCCACGTGCCGCTCTTCGACATCCTGGAGCTCCGCGACCAGGGGCGGCTCGCCGATGCCATCGCGGGCACCGACGTGCGGGCGATCCTCGCCGGCCACCTGCACTACTCGACCAGCGGCACGTTCGCCGGCATCCCCGTGAGCGTCGCGGCGGCGACCTGCTACACGATGAACCTCACTCGCCCGGCGGCCGACGTGAACGGGATGGATGCCGGACAGTCGTTCCATCTCGTCCATGTGTACGACGACACGATCACCCACGCCGTCGTGCCGGTGCTCGATGCGCCCACGGGCGACTACTTCTCGGCGGAGTGGGTCGAGCGGATGTCGCGGCTCACTCCCGAGGAGCGGCTCGAGGCCTTCTCGCGCAAGCCCGGGCGGTGA
- a CDS encoding peptidase: MNITIDWIAFVQVFIAAMIASVLVVGFYALGLRLLVRAGRAPVVAPAEFTDAIAVITEKQRARAAKAAAKAAKKSPLSDGQKRFALVCAYASFAVCALAVLGGLLLILFNH; this comes from the coding sequence GTGAACATCACGATCGACTGGATCGCGTTCGTCCAGGTCTTCATCGCCGCGATGATCGCCTCGGTGCTCGTCGTCGGCTTCTACGCGCTCGGACTTCGCCTGCTCGTCCGCGCCGGGCGAGCGCCCGTCGTCGCTCCGGCGGAGTTCACCGACGCCATCGCCGTCATCACCGAGAAGCAGCGCGCCCGCGCCGCGAAGGCCGCGGCCAAGGCCGCGAAGAAGAGCCCGCTCAGCGACGGACAGAAGCGGTTCGCCCTCGTGTGCGCCTACGCCTCGTTCGCCGTGTGCGCGCTCGCCGTGCTCGGCGGACTGCTGCTCATCCTCTTCAACCACTGA